From the genome of Phycisphaerae bacterium, one region includes:
- a CDS encoding DUF4139 domain-containing protein, translating to MTCRTLALIIVAAVAAPVFAQESAKPETGVRLTIYNDNYALVKDRRMLDEPLKAGINLIRFRDVAGTIDATSVYFRSLTDAEASVVEQNYEFDLVNADKLLRKYIDKPITAHTADGQVYEGTLMSFDQRQLVLAKDKEKGPICMVERGENIKRIQFSSLPEGLLTRPTLVWELATGKEGKHTVEVSYIANNIRWRADYNLVLNPDDTKIDVSGWVTLENNTGTAYKDAAVKLLAGDPKIDFRNFNFGFGQDYYKIMMTKLAPTTAKGEDVSRAFGEYRMYTLPEPTTVNNNQIKQIELINSPGVAVTKTFLYDGAKMQWSWGGWYHDPGFGREENKKVNVLIEIENRADRNLGIALPKGKCRVYKKDIDGALEFIGEDQIDHTSRDERVVLYIGDAFDIVGERKQTDFRKISNTVFEEAFEIKVRNHKKEAVTVKILEKLYRWSEWEIIKKSSDFEQLNARTVIFPVEIKPDGEAVVTYRVRYRHP from the coding sequence ATGACATGTCGCACACTCGCACTGATCATCGTCGCAGCCGTCGCCGCTCCGGTTTTCGCCCAGGAATCCGCCAAACCGGAAACGGGCGTGAGGTTGACCATCTACAATGACAACTACGCCTTGGTGAAAGACCGGCGCATGCTCGATGAGCCGCTCAAGGCAGGGATCAACCTGATCCGCTTCCGAGACGTAGCCGGCACCATCGACGCCACCAGTGTGTACTTCCGCTCGCTGACCGACGCGGAGGCCTCGGTGGTCGAGCAGAACTACGAGTTCGACCTGGTCAACGCCGACAAGCTGCTCCGCAAGTACATTGACAAACCGATCACGGCCCACACGGCCGACGGGCAGGTGTACGAGGGCACGCTGATGAGCTTCGACCAGCGACAACTGGTGCTCGCCAAAGACAAGGAGAAAGGCCCGATCTGCATGGTCGAGCGCGGCGAGAACATCAAGCGCATCCAGTTCAGCTCGCTGCCCGAGGGCCTGCTGACCCGCCCGACGCTGGTCTGGGAGCTGGCCACCGGCAAGGAGGGCAAGCACACCGTCGAGGTGAGCTACATTGCCAACAACATCCGGTGGCGAGCGGACTACAACCTCGTTCTGAACCCCGATGACACCAAGATCGACGTCTCTGGATGGGTCACCCTCGAAAACAACACTGGCACGGCCTACAAGGATGCGGCGGTCAAGCTTCTGGCCGGCGACCCGAAGATCGATTTCCGCAACTTCAACTTCGGCTTCGGCCAGGACTACTACAAGATCATGATGACCAAGCTCGCCCCCACGACCGCCAAGGGCGAAGACGTCAGCCGGGCCTTCGGCGAGTACCGGATGTACACGCTGCCAGAGCCCACCACGGTCAACAACAACCAAATCAAGCAGATCGAGCTGATCAACAGCCCCGGTGTGGCCGTGACCAAGACCTTCCTGTACGACGGTGCCAAGATGCAGTGGTCGTGGGGAGGCTGGTATCACGACCCCGGCTTCGGGCGGGAGGAGAACAAGAAGGTCAACGTCCTGATCGAGATCGAAAACCGGGCCGACCGCAACCTGGGCATCGCCCTGCCCAAGGGCAAGTGCCGGGTGTACAAGAAAGACATCGACGGGGCGCTGGAATTCATCGGCGAAGATCAGATCGACCACACCTCGCGCGACGAGCGGGTGGTGCTCTACATCGGCGACGCCTTCGACATTGTCGGCGAGCGCAAGCAGACCGACTTCCGCAAGATTTCCAATACCGTTTTCGAGGAGGCCTTCGAGATCAAGGTCCGCAACCACAAGAAGGAAGCGGTGACGGTCAAGATCCTCGAGAAGCTCTACCGCTGGAGCGAGTGGGAGATCATCAAGAAGAGCTCGGACTTCGAGCAGCTCAACGCGCGAACGGTGATCTTCCCCGTCGAGATCAAACCTGACGGGGAAGCGGTGGTCACCTACCGGGTAAGGTATCGGCATCCGTAA